One part of the Vibrio hyugaensis genome encodes these proteins:
- the tssK gene encoding type VI secretion system baseplate subunit TssK has product MTQFSRTAWCEGMFLRPQHFQQSERATSYEYKGLVNLQHAYNWGLSTSLISTTALKEGYVDIEKVDAILPDMTLLQWKKGDDGLTPLFVEKGTNQTLIKIIVPASSLKDRLVSDQSEALVSRYLLKDLEIVDALTGQDEECIQVTAINLALTASNEKQPGFIELPILRIKEVTDEGEVILDEDYIPPHINLLNSFAITTCLRNVLAMTKIRADVVSQRLIQGKAASASAVDFIMLQMLNRYEVTLRHFSNLEHAHPLDLVALLHGYIGELSTFSSKSKRVPALKKYDHFDLSSVFHEINQILSQYLSVVLDQTANKLPLEIRQYGIQVTPLPDKRLLESCQFVLAIKADTTTDEIRRLVPAQLKLGPAEQIRDLINNQINGINVAPLSVVPRQIPYQTGYVYFEVVKKGPFWIRLRESGGIALQLSGHFPNAEIELWSISQ; this is encoded by the coding sequence CTCTCAACAAGCTTAATCAGTACTACCGCTTTGAAAGAGGGGTATGTTGATATTGAGAAAGTCGACGCAATTCTGCCAGATATGACTTTACTTCAATGGAAAAAAGGTGACGACGGCCTAACTCCTTTATTTGTTGAGAAAGGCACCAATCAAACGTTGATAAAAATCATTGTTCCAGCGTCTAGCCTGAAAGACCGACTGGTATCCGATCAAAGTGAAGCTTTGGTTTCTCGCTATCTTTTGAAAGACTTAGAAATTGTCGATGCTTTAACTGGGCAAGACGAGGAGTGCATTCAAGTAACCGCAATCAATCTCGCACTAACAGCAAGTAACGAGAAGCAACCTGGGTTTATTGAATTACCGATTCTAAGAATCAAAGAAGTAACAGATGAAGGGGAAGTCATTCTTGATGAGGATTACATCCCGCCTCATATCAACCTTTTGAATAGTTTTGCTATCACAACGTGTTTACGCAATGTGCTGGCGATGACAAAGATTCGTGCAGACGTTGTTTCTCAACGTTTGATTCAGGGTAAGGCAGCCTCTGCTTCTGCGGTTGACTTTATTATGTTGCAAATGCTGAATCGCTATGAAGTCACTTTGCGTCACTTTTCCAACCTAGAGCACGCGCACCCTTTGGATTTGGTGGCGTTGCTTCACGGGTATATCGGTGAATTATCGACATTTTCTAGTAAGAGCAAACGAGTCCCTGCACTGAAAAAGTACGATCATTTTGATCTTTCTAGTGTGTTCCATGAGATAAACCAGATACTAAGCCAGTATCTAAGTGTGGTTTTAGATCAAACCGCGAATAAGTTACCTCTCGAAATTCGTCAATATGGAATTCAAGTTACCCCTCTACCTGATAAACGTTTGTTGGAGTCTTGCCAGTTTGTTCTAGCGATTAAGGCTGATACCACGACAGACGAAATAAGACGCCTAGTTCCAGCTCAACTTAAATTAGGGCCTGCGGAACAAATACGCGACCTAATCAACAACCAGATCAATGGTATCAATGTCGCACCTTTAAGTGTGGTTCCGAGACAAATACCGTATCAAACAGGCTATGTGTACTTTGAGGTTGTGAAAAAAGGACCTTTCTGGATAAGACTTCGAGAAAGTGGTGGTATAGCACTGCAACTCTCTGGTCATTTCCCAAATGCTGAAATTGAACTTTGGAGCATTAGCCAATAA
- the tssL gene encoding type VI secretion system protein TssL, long form, with protein sequence MEQTIIKPTPGGRSTPKQTEVKSADSTVVISKSPEIVNNDSIVAFGLNPILAEANGILSMIGQVRATASHSDVLFLKETLAQKLRDYENRLRQHNVGLETIDTARYCLCCSIDEAVLNTHWGSQSTWSHDSLLSSFYSSSQGGEAFFKHLEQAMSQPESHLDLLELMYVCLSLGFVGQYRLEKNGLEAHRRLRKQVMGILKSHGRGITQDMSVNIDKRIVTGSQMSERAPLWVVCSVTSAILVCAFMYLSYDLNKASNQTFTHLVNLIQPDVKVASPQLEPKVQPVADRISMYLATEMSKGLVTVEALPDRVRISLKAQDLFESGSAEVVAYILPVVSKIARTLEATEGKILVTGHTDDKPIFTSKYPSNWHLSLARATAMSDQLVVNSALEGRVLPEGLGDARPVVENTDADNRALNRRIEIDLIVAN encoded by the coding sequence ATGGAACAAACAATCATCAAACCAACGCCGGGTGGGCGATCAACTCCGAAACAAACAGAAGTAAAATCAGCAGATAGCACGGTTGTGATTTCTAAAAGTCCTGAAATCGTGAATAACGACTCGATTGTTGCGTTTGGCCTTAACCCTATTTTGGCTGAAGCAAATGGCATTTTATCAATGATTGGGCAGGTTCGGGCAACAGCATCACATTCAGACGTTCTGTTCCTTAAGGAGACGCTCGCACAAAAATTGAGAGACTATGAAAATCGTCTACGCCAACACAATGTTGGCTTAGAAACCATAGACACCGCCCGGTACTGTTTGTGTTGCTCCATTGATGAGGCAGTGTTGAATACTCATTGGGGAAGCCAATCTACATGGAGTCATGATTCTTTATTGAGTTCATTTTATTCGAGTAGCCAAGGTGGTGAAGCTTTTTTTAAACACCTTGAACAAGCGATGTCTCAGCCAGAGTCTCACCTAGATTTACTTGAGTTGATGTATGTCTGCTTATCGCTTGGCTTTGTCGGACAATACCGTTTAGAGAAGAACGGGTTAGAAGCTCATCGCCGCCTTAGAAAGCAAGTCATGGGTATTCTTAAGTCCCATGGTCGTGGAATTACCCAAGACATGAGTGTCAATATTGATAAGCGAATTGTTACTGGGTCTCAAATGTCGGAGCGAGCACCTTTGTGGGTCGTATGCTCTGTTACATCTGCGATCTTGGTTTGTGCTTTTATGTACCTTAGCTATGACTTGAATAAGGCATCAAATCAAACTTTTACCCACTTGGTTAACTTGATTCAACCGGACGTAAAAGTAGCGTCACCACAATTAGAGCCGAAAGTTCAACCAGTAGCTGATCGCATCTCTATGTATCTAGCGACGGAAATGAGCAAAGGTTTAGTCACGGTAGAAGCTTTACCAGATCGCGTAAGAATATCCTTAAAAGCACAAGACCTATTTGAATCAGGAAGCGCAGAGGTTGTGGCTTATATTCTCCCTGTTGTATCTAAGATAGCTCGAACCCTTGAAGCGACAGAAGGAAAAATTCTTGTCACGGGTCATACCGATGATAAGCCCATATTTACCAGTAAATACCCTTCTAACTGGCACCTATCTTTGGCTAGAGCCACGGCGATGTCTGACCAACTTGTTGTAAACAGTGCGCTGGAAGGAAGAGTGTTACCGGAAGGGTTGGGTGATGCGAGACCTGTGGTAGAAAACACCGATGCTGACAATCGAGCATTGAACCGTCGTATCGAAATTGACTTGATTGTCGCAAACTAG
- the tssM gene encoding type VI secretion system membrane subunit TssM yields MSIREVGRIFTQRWFIGLIGVAACSIFIWAVGPLITVAGYEPLKTDFQRLVTILILVFAWGIFNLTKQHKQKVKEDESIQNLLELDSQSDKEAATEINLMRDRIEQAIKIVTKTHKGKRSLYDLPWYVLIGPPGTGKTTILKQSGLEFPLAGSTGSDSVAGVGGTRHCDWWFANKAVLIDTAGRYTTQDSQEKVDSKAWHGFLGLLKKYRTQRPINGAIVTVSLASVMSQTRTERSLHARAIKSRLQELKNQLGMKFPIYVLLTKMDLVSGFNEYFADLSKEEREDLFGFMFPQECDDERGVISLFNREFHHMLERLDARMLRILETEDDLDKRALIFEFPKQLRVLQANLDEFLSEVFAQNSFEEPALIRGVFMVSSVQEGAPINRLMSESTSGLGLGKLPLTSHNTGSNSFFVKSLFDRVIFKEQLLGTVNRHYQRQSSWLHKGVYIGCAITLVGATGAWVMSYQWNMGLIANTNRQSDHINAMIGADSLDFESDIISAVETLDRIMTLPLGKQSQYGETDAIKKFGLYQGDKVSQAANSAYTAALAQHYAPMITTSLIEEMESNQAHRQYLYETLKTYLMLFNPDKYQQDEVLAWFRFYFERQYPGVLNEALRGRLLVHTQHLLEGNERGLTFNEDAVANARDILTEMSLPERAYQRMKMQFAKSHVPSFRLTDVLGPKGLEQFERISGKPLSQGISGFYTYNGFHSIFQIQINRTVKGLMEENWVYGDDLQAHEIDHASAIEGVQSRYYQDYVNEWKNLIEDIQLKQAPNLEFASEQARTLAGVERPIESLLRAIQKEVGLTKVVLSENQKAASEVAGNVAKVKFSNTADKLDMYLPEDNAFNITLPGKQVEQHFTAVLRLGEQDYDDIQQAMINLRSYLSDLSSSGNNQKVAYKSILDGTVTQDVAASFERAQELLPKPFNQWLGELSQESVKFAESGSKDHLNQLWLTQVVKPYRSSIAGRYPFVPNAPKEVRLKDFKRFFGYGGTLDSFFNEYLEPFVDTSSRRWTFEKEIGVRQETLAVFQRAKRIRQTFFESDNSLRVDFGMKPVYLDQHITRFVLELGNQDLVYKHGPARAKALRWPVGQDQTRIVFTPPESNREIAHTFEGEWGIFKLLDQSLKARPESRKDNIVMIDLKGNKVQLELIPTSAINPFWSNEMERFRCPQTL; encoded by the coding sequence ATGAGTATCCGAGAAGTAGGAAGAATATTCACTCAGCGTTGGTTTATCGGTCTTATCGGTGTTGCGGCCTGTTCCATCTTTATTTGGGCGGTTGGCCCGTTGATTACTGTTGCAGGTTATGAACCTCTAAAAACGGATTTTCAACGCCTAGTTACGATTCTTATTTTGGTCTTTGCTTGGGGGATCTTCAATCTTACCAAGCAACACAAGCAGAAAGTGAAAGAAGACGAAAGCATCCAGAATTTGCTTGAGCTTGATAGCCAATCAGACAAAGAAGCGGCAACTGAAATTAACTTGATGCGTGATCGCATAGAGCAAGCGATCAAAATTGTCACAAAGACACATAAAGGCAAGCGCAGCTTATATGACTTACCTTGGTACGTACTTATCGGGCCCCCTGGTACGGGTAAAACCACGATTTTGAAACAATCTGGATTGGAGTTCCCGTTAGCAGGCTCGACAGGTTCCGATTCGGTCGCTGGTGTCGGTGGAACAAGGCACTGCGATTGGTGGTTCGCGAACAAAGCCGTGTTGATTGATACCGCAGGCCGTTACACCACCCAAGATAGTCAAGAAAAAGTGGACTCCAAAGCATGGCATGGTTTTCTAGGCCTGCTGAAAAAGTACCGAACGCAAAGGCCAATCAATGGAGCGATTGTGACGGTAAGTTTGGCAAGTGTTATGTCTCAAACTCGAACAGAACGAAGCTTACATGCCAGGGCAATCAAATCTCGTTTACAAGAGCTTAAAAACCAACTTGGTATGAAGTTCCCGATTTATGTGTTGCTTACCAAAATGGATCTTGTTTCTGGCTTTAACGAGTACTTTGCGGATTTAAGTAAAGAAGAACGTGAAGATTTGTTTGGCTTTATGTTTCCACAAGAGTGCGATGATGAACGCGGCGTTATTTCTCTGTTCAACCGAGAGTTCCACCATATGCTAGAGCGCCTTGACGCACGCATGCTGCGTATTTTGGAAACTGAAGATGATCTAGATAAGCGAGCATTGATATTTGAGTTCCCCAAACAGCTACGAGTGTTGCAAGCCAATTTAGATGAATTTCTATCTGAAGTGTTTGCACAAAACAGTTTTGAAGAACCTGCATTAATTCGAGGTGTTTTCATGGTCAGCTCTGTCCAAGAAGGCGCACCAATAAATCGATTGATGAGTGAGTCAACGAGCGGTCTGGGATTAGGAAAGCTGCCGCTAACTTCACACAATACTGGGTCTAACAGCTTCTTTGTTAAGAGTCTGTTTGATCGTGTGATTTTCAAAGAGCAGCTGCTAGGAACGGTTAATCGTCACTATCAGAGGCAATCAAGTTGGCTGCATAAAGGTGTTTATATTGGCTGTGCCATTACGTTGGTTGGAGCGACTGGTGCATGGGTAATGAGTTATCAATGGAATATGGGGTTAATTGCGAATACCAATCGTCAGTCCGACCATATTAACGCGATGATTGGCGCGGACAGTTTGGATTTTGAATCAGATATTATCAGCGCTGTAGAAACGCTAGATCGTATTATGACATTGCCTCTAGGTAAGCAGAGTCAATACGGAGAAACGGACGCGATTAAAAAATTTGGCCTTTATCAAGGGGACAAAGTTTCTCAAGCGGCGAATAGCGCCTACACCGCTGCATTAGCACAACATTATGCGCCTATGATTACCACTAGCCTTATCGAGGAGATGGAGAGCAATCAAGCACATCGACAGTACTTGTATGAAACCTTAAAAACTTACTTGATGCTGTTTAACCCGGATAAATATCAGCAAGATGAAGTACTAGCGTGGTTTCGTTTTTATTTCGAACGTCAATATCCTGGAGTGCTTAATGAGGCCTTAAGAGGGCGGCTTTTGGTTCATACGCAGCATCTATTGGAAGGTAATGAACGAGGTCTTACTTTTAATGAAGATGCTGTCGCAAACGCTAGGGATATATTAACCGAGATGTCTCTGCCTGAGCGTGCATACCAAAGAATGAAGATGCAGTTTGCAAAGAGTCATGTACCGTCATTTCGACTAACCGATGTTCTTGGCCCCAAAGGACTTGAGCAATTTGAGCGTATAAGTGGCAAACCTCTGTCACAGGGGATTTCAGGCTTCTATACCTACAATGGTTTCCACAGTATTTTTCAAATTCAAATCAACCGCACGGTTAAAGGTTTGATGGAAGAAAACTGGGTTTACGGTGATGACTTACAAGCGCACGAGATTGACCATGCGAGTGCTATTGAAGGGGTGCAAAGTCGCTACTACCAAGATTATGTCAATGAATGGAAGAATTTGATTGAAGACATTCAATTAAAACAAGCACCAAACCTAGAATTTGCGTCTGAGCAAGCGAGAACCTTAGCGGGCGTAGAAAGGCCAATTGAATCACTATTACGCGCAATTCAGAAGGAAGTTGGACTGACAAAAGTCGTGTTGTCTGAGAATCAAAAAGCAGCCTCTGAAGTCGCGGGTAACGTAGCAAAAGTTAAATTCTCAAATACTGCGGATAAGTTAGACATGTATTTACCAGAAGACAATGCATTCAATATTACGTTACCAGGTAAGCAAGTAGAACAACATTTTACAGCAGTATTGCGTTTAGGTGAGCAGGATTACGACGATATTCAACAAGCTATGATTAATTTACGTTCTTACTTGTCAGATTTATCGAGCTCTGGGAACAATCAAAAAGTGGCATACAAGAGTATCTTGGATGGCACCGTGACACAAGATGTAGCGGCATCGTTTGAAAGAGCACAAGAATTGTTGCCTAAACCGTTTAACCAGTGGCTAGGAGAGCTGTCTCAGGAGTCGGTGAAGTTCGCGGAAAGTGGTTCTAAAGATCACCTCAATCAACTCTGGTTAACGCAAGTGGTCAAACCTTATCGCAGTTCAATCGCGGGTCGTTATCCATTTGTACCTAACGCACCAAAAGAAGTAAGGCTAAAAGACTTCAAGCGTTTCTTTGGCTATGGAGGAACATTGGATTCGTTCTTTAATGAATATCTAGAACCTTTTGTCGATACTTCCTCTAGACGTTGGACATTTGAGAAAGAGATTGGCGTTCGTCAGGAAACATTGGCTGTCTTCCAGAGAGCAAAGCGAATTAGACAAACTTTCTTTGAATCTGACAATTCATTACGGGTTGATTTTGGAATGAAGCCAGTTTATCTCGATCAACATATTACGCGTTTTGTTCTTGAGTTAGGTAATCAAGATCTAGTTTATAAACACGGTCCTGCAAGAGCGAAAGCGTTACGTTGGCCAGTTGGACAGGATCAAACTCGGATTGTGTTTACTCCACCAGAATCTAACCGAGAGATCGCTCATACCTTTGAAGGGGAATGGGGCATCTTTAAGCTTCTAGATCAGTCGCTTAAAGCGAGACCTGAATCAAGAAAAGACAACATCGTGATGATTGATTTAAAAGGAAACAAAGTTCAATTAGAGCTGATCCCAACCAGTGCTATCAACCCGTTTTGGTCTAATGAGATGGAGAGGTTCCGATGTCCGCAGACCTTATAA
- the tagF gene encoding type VI secretion system-associated protein TagF: MSADLISPSWGYIGKMPAKGDFVKQGLSQSFTSRWHDWQQAIIAVSREQLGEGWGDYFLTAPVWHFALDASYMEDATYIGSMIPSVDASGRYFFFTIARPVKGDATQYWAIRAWEQESQDLALAVLDDAFVFDEWTQNLNRPSDILSKSHVEELLVSETYNSELSTVFSLSEALSANALLSFLVKKENKAPCFWWTEGSSNVEPCMFVSSGLPSIGQFSAMLDGQWRKWNW, translated from the coding sequence ATGTCCGCAGACCTTATAAGTCCAAGTTGGGGCTATATCGGAAAAATGCCGGCGAAGGGTGACTTTGTCAAACAAGGGCTATCTCAATCATTTACAAGCCGTTGGCATGATTGGCAACAAGCCATTATTGCCGTCAGTCGAGAGCAGCTTGGTGAAGGTTGGGGAGACTACTTTCTAACCGCGCCAGTGTGGCACTTTGCTTTAGATGCAAGCTATATGGAGGATGCGACTTACATTGGTAGCATGATACCAAGCGTTGATGCCTCTGGGCGTTACTTCTTTTTTACCATTGCGCGCCCCGTCAAAGGTGATGCTACGCAATATTGGGCGATTAGAGCTTGGGAGCAGGAGAGCCAAGATTTGGCATTAGCCGTTCTTGACGACGCTTTTGTGTTTGATGAGTGGACTCAAAATTTGAATCGGCCTAGCGATATTTTGTCAAAATCTCACGTCGAAGAGTTGCTTGTATCTGAGACGTACAACAGTGAACTCTCAACGGTATTTTCCCTATCCGAAGCGTTGTCGGCCAACGCACTACTGAGTTTCTTAGTGAAGAAAGAAAACAAAGCCCCTTGCTTTTGGTGGACAGAGGGCTCGAGCAACGTTGAACCTTGCATGTTCGTGAGTTCAGGGCTGCCGTCGATAGGACAGTTCTCAGCAATGTTAGACGGTCAGTGGCGAAAGTGGAATTGGTAG
- a CDS encoding PP2C family protein-serine/threonine phosphatase, which translates to MNWNYFTFAKTHPGKVRPYNEDALLDMADCGVWVVADGMGGHSAGDIASQMLVDRIARYVKDSGVFGIDELRHVVQQANREIYDYAQAQLEGKTMGTTLVLLFLQDGYYHCLWVGDSRIYQLRANTFSQRTRDHSQVMDLVEQGLLAFEDAESHPLANVITRAIGVDEEVTIDQVAGQLADGDQFLLCSDGLSKELTNEEMHKTLYADSVNQAGLALMHSALVRGASDNVTCALVKACKAENEIEFPRQEDATIPVFLRGKVHE; encoded by the coding sequence ATGAACTGGAATTATTTTACCTTTGCCAAAACGCACCCGGGAAAGGTGAGACCATATAACGAAGATGCGTTGCTTGATATGGCAGACTGCGGCGTTTGGGTCGTTGCTGATGGGATGGGAGGACATAGTGCTGGAGATATTGCCAGTCAGATGTTGGTCGATCGTATTGCTCGTTATGTCAAAGATTCAGGTGTCTTCGGTATTGATGAACTAAGACATGTGGTTCAACAAGCAAACCGAGAAATTTACGATTACGCTCAAGCCCAACTAGAGGGCAAAACAATGGGAACGACACTTGTTCTGCTGTTCTTGCAAGACGGCTATTACCATTGTTTGTGGGTTGGAGATAGCCGTATCTATCAATTAAGAGCGAATACCTTTTCACAACGAACACGCGACCATAGCCAAGTGATGGATTTGGTGGAACAAGGTCTCCTCGCGTTCGAAGATGCAGAGTCTCATCCGCTGGCTAATGTCATAACTCGCGCAATAGGTGTAGATGAAGAAGTCACTATTGACCAAGTCGCTGGGCAACTCGCCGATGGCGATCAGTTCCTATTATGCAGTGATGGCTTATCAAAAGAGCTCACTAACGAAGAGATGCACAAGACGTTGTACGCGGACTCTGTTAATCAAGCTGGTTTGGCCCTAATGCACTCAGCGCTGGTTCGTGGTGCGAGTGACAATGTCACGTGTGCGTTGGTGAAAGCATGTAAAGCCGAAAATGAAATTGAATTTCCACGCCAAGAAGATGCAACCATCCCAGTATTCTTAAGAGGAAAAGTGCATGAGTAA
- the tssA gene encoding type VI secretion system protein TssA, with translation MSNTFDWYDNAIQPISDEKPTGIDPREDVSPQSAYYRLKDHRMAARNAERNAIIEEESILTHTNLWRVFIDEVPIVLASQSKDLEFVAWLIEALTRIYGFRGLGIGYQLATAFIDTYWDGLYPMPDEDGIETRISSIIGLNGIDSEGTLIFPIASVPLTDMGVEQAYAFWEYQQAVELERLDEDKRRSKVEQGAVEMSKIVETVKTTSDEFYDQLIDDLEFAMSAFNKFSEKLDEAVSDVTPSSYISKKLDSIHSALKHLLGNRYKTPKAVVESDENSVEVEEQEFPFSHQQFGLLAANMQSREQAIEQLQQVADFFRESEPHSPVSYSIEQIIRWCGMPLPELLAELISDGDAKKSYFRLVGIAEQNEN, from the coding sequence ATGAGTAATACGTTTGATTGGTACGACAATGCCATTCAGCCTATCTCAGACGAGAAGCCGACAGGAATTGACCCTCGAGAAGATGTGTCCCCTCAGTCAGCGTATTATCGTTTAAAAGACCACAGAATGGCGGCACGCAATGCGGAACGCAACGCCATCATCGAAGAAGAAAGTATCCTCACTCATACCAACCTTTGGCGCGTATTTATTGATGAGGTCCCGATCGTACTTGCCTCACAATCTAAGGACCTAGAATTCGTCGCTTGGCTTATTGAAGCCTTAACTCGAATTTATGGTTTTCGTGGATTGGGTATTGGATACCAGCTTGCCACGGCTTTTATCGATACATATTGGGATGGACTGTATCCGATGCCGGATGAAGATGGCATTGAAACACGTATTTCCTCAATCATTGGCCTAAACGGTATTGATAGTGAAGGGACGTTAATCTTTCCAATTGCGTCGGTCCCATTAACGGATATGGGCGTAGAGCAAGCCTATGCATTTTGGGAGTACCAACAAGCGGTTGAGTTAGAGCGTTTAGATGAAGACAAACGCCGTTCGAAAGTTGAACAAGGTGCGGTTGAAATGTCGAAAATCGTTGAAACCGTTAAAACCACATCAGATGAATTTTACGATCAGTTAATTGACGATCTGGAGTTCGCGATGAGTGCTTTCAATAAGTTTAGTGAAAAGCTTGATGAAGCCGTTAGTGATGTCACGCCGAGTTCTTATATCTCGAAAAAACTAGATTCAATACACTCGGCATTAAAGCATTTGTTAGGGAACCGATATAAGACGCCTAAAGCAGTGGTCGAGTCGGATGAAAATAGTGTTGAGGTTGAAGAGCAAGAATTCCCATTTTCTCATCAACAGTTTGGGCTTCTTGCAGCTAATATGCAGTCTCGCGAACAAGCCATTGAGCAGTTGCAACAGGTCGCTGATTTTTTTAGAGAAAGTGAACCACATTCACCAGTTTCTTACTCCATCGAACAGATTATTCGTTGGTGTGGAATGCCTCTGCCAGAGTTACTGGCGGAATTGATATCCGACGGGGATGCAAAGAAAAGCTATTTCCGTTTAGTTGGCATAGCAGAACAAAATGAAAATTAA
- the tssB gene encoding type VI secretion system contractile sheath small subunit, whose translation MTSIHSKLSRVRKPRVHITYDVETEGTTLKKELPFVVGVMGDFAGQNTEALKPLKDRRFIQIDRDNFDDVLKKMNPSVKFKVANRLAKDDSQFEVDLCFKSMQDFEPAAIVNQVAPLRQLMETRNKLRDLMTKVDRSEELENILEDVLNNTENLTKLAGELKLGESASSDSPEGAR comes from the coding sequence ATGACGAGTATCCACTCGAAACTATCACGAGTGAGGAAGCCTCGTGTTCACATTACTTATGATGTTGAAACCGAAGGGACAACGCTAAAAAAAGAGCTTCCTTTTGTTGTTGGCGTAATGGGTGACTTTGCAGGCCAAAATACAGAAGCCTTGAAGCCACTTAAAGACCGTCGTTTCATTCAAATTGATCGTGATAACTTTGATGATGTACTTAAAAAGATGAATCCATCAGTCAAGTTCAAAGTCGCGAATAGATTGGCGAAGGACGACTCACAATTCGAGGTCGATTTATGCTTCAAATCCATGCAAGATTTCGAGCCTGCAGCGATTGTAAATCAAGTAGCCCCACTACGTCAGTTAATGGAAACACGCAACAAACTCCGTGACTTGATGACGAAAGTTGACCGTTCTGAGGAATTAGAAAACATTTTAGAAGATGTGTTGAACAACACTGAGAACTTAACCAAATTAGCGGGTGAGCTCAAACTTGGTGAATCTGCCTCTTCAGATAGTCCAGAAGGAGCAAGATAA